The Phoenix dactylifera cultivar Barhee BC4 chromosome 9, palm_55x_up_171113_PBpolish2nd_filt_p, whole genome shotgun sequence genome window below encodes:
- the LOC103709416 gene encoding DNA topoisomerase 3-beta isoform X1 codes for MAPKVLMVAEKPSIALSVASALSGGRMSTRRGSTDVHEFDGMFRGLHAHFKVTSVIGHVFSVDFPPTYQNWEVTDPMDLFQAPILKSESNPKAHIRRHLSQEAKGCGYLVLWLDCDREGENICYEVIDCTGIHENDAGRRIYRARFSSVTEKDILKAMDNLVAPNKDEALAVDARQEIDLKVGVAFTRFQTRYFQGKYGNLDSRVISYGPCQTPTLGFCVQRYMQITTFKPEKYWSLNPCIIKDGYELRLEWDRNKVFDYDVAVMFQKLVSDNHTLKVTDISTKEECKNRPCGLNTVNMLKVASSALGFGPHMAMQLAERLYTQGFISYPRTESTAYPSSFDFRAALGVQLYNPIWGNDVRALLADGFHKPRCGLDAGDHPPITPMRSATEDMLGNDAWRLYQYICQHFIGTVSPDCHYTRTKVEFAAGGELFHSVGQRVTAKGFTSIMPWMAVGEKNLPQFTKGEKIDILKVDLYEGSTSPPDYLSESELISLMEKNGIGTDASIPVHINNICERNYVQVNSGRRLVPMALGTTLIRGYQCIDPDLCLPDIRGFIEQQIALIAKGKADHIHVVQHVLQQFKQKYTYFVRKIENMDALFEAQFSPLADSGRLLSKCGKCTRYMKYISAQPQRLYCVTCEEVYYLPQNGTIKLYKELACPLDGFELVLFSMAGPDGKTFPLCPYCYNSPPFEGIDKLFGALKLGSSGKIGKGAGMPCFLCPHPTCRHSLISQGVCACPECSGTLVLDPVSAPRWRLYCNMCNCLVSLPQGAHRISTTGKKCPECDSTIIEVDFNKRTTPLSDGATLHVGCILCDELLHSLVEMKHGKSFFRRGRGRGRGRGRASSRGRGRGRSKYEDPKMSFRDF; via the exons TGTAGATTTTCCACCAACATACCAGAACTGGGAAGTGACTGATCCAATGGATCTTTTCCAAGCACCAATTTTGAAGTCAGAATCAAACCCGAAG GCTCATATTCGTAGGCATCTGTCTCAAGAAGCTAAAGGATGCGGCTACTTGGTTTTATGGTTGGATTGTGATCGTGAAGGTGAAAATATATGCTATGAAG TTATTGACTGTACTGGAATACATGAAAACGATGCTGGAAGAAGAATTTACCGTGCTCGATTTTCATCTGTTACTGAGAAAGATATATTGAAGGCCATGGACAACCTTGTTGCACCCAACAAAGATGAAGCATTGGCTGTAGATGCACgccaagaaattgatttgaaggTTGGAGTAGCCTTTACTCGATTTCAGACTCGCTATTTTCAGGGGAAGTATGGAAACCTTGATTCTAGAGTCATTTC CTATGGCCCATGTCAAACTCCTACTCTGGGATTCTGTGTACAGCGTTATATGCAGATTACTACATTTAAGCCAGAAAAGTATTGGTCTTTGAATCCTTGTATAATAAAAGATGGTTATGAACTACGTTTAGAATGGGATCGTAACAAAGTATTTGACTACGAT GTTGCCGTGATGTTTCAAAAGCTGGTATCTGATAATCATACTCTAAAAGTGACAGATATTTCGACAAAAGAAGAGTGCAAAAATCGCCCCTGTGGCCTTAACACAGTTAACATGCTGAAG GTTGCCTCAAGCGCACTAGGGTTTGGACCTCATATGGCGATGCAGTTAGCAGAGAGATTATACACTCAAGGCTTTATCAG TTATCCACGTACAGAGAGCACAGCATACCCTTCATCATTTGACTTTAGAGCTGCACTTGGTGTACAACTATATAACCCTATATGGGGCAATGATGTGCGGGCACTACTAGCTGATGGTTTTCATAAGCCGCGATGTGGATTAGATGCAGGTGACCATCCTCCCATTACTCCAATGCGATCGGCAACAGAGGACATGTTAGGAAACGATGCTTGGAGACTGTACCAATACATTTGTCAGCATTTTATCGGCACTGTTAGCCCTGATTGTCATTATACAAG GACTAAAGTAGAATTTGCAGCTGGTGGGGAGCTGTTTCACTCAGTTGGGCAACGTGTTACTGCTAAAGGATTCACATCTATCATGCCATGGATGGCAGTTGGTGAGAAGAATCTTCCGCAGTTTACTAAGGGGGAGAAGATTGATATTCTAAAAGTTGACTTATACGAG ggCAGTACATCACCTCCAGACTACCTCAGTGAGAGCGAGCTAATTTCGCTCATGGAAAAGAATGGGATAGGTACAGATGCTTCAATTCCTGTACACATAAACAACATCTGCGAGCGCAACTATGTGCAG GTCAATTCTGGAAGGAGGTTGGTACCGATGGCCCTAGGGACCACTCTGATAAGGGGATATCAATGCATTGATCCAGACCTTTGTTTGCCAGACATCCGCGGCTTTATTGAGCAGCAGATCGCCCTGATTGCTAAAGGAAAAGCTGATCATATCCATGTTGTGCAGCACGTCCTTCAACAATTTAAACAGAAGTATACTTACTTCGTTAGAAAG ATTGAAAACATGGATGCTCTCTTTGAAGCACAGTTCTCACCCTTAGCAGACTCGGGGCGTCTGCTGAGCAAATGTGGAAAATGTACTCGGTACATGAAATACATTTCTGCTCAGCCACAACGGTTATATTGTGTGACTTGTGAGGAGGTCTATTACCTCCCTCAGAATGGCACCATAAAG CTTTACAAGGAACTTGCATGCCCTCTAGATGGCTTTGAGTTGGTGCTCTTTTCCATGGCAGGCCCTGATGGGAAGACATTCCCACTCTGCCCCTATTGCTATAATAGCCCCCCATTTGAAGGAATTGACAAACTGTTTGGTGCCCTCAAGCTTGGAAGTTCTGGAAAGATAGGAAAGGGAGCGGGTATGCCATGCTTTCTCTGCCCTCATCCAACATGTCGACACTCTCTAATATCCCAAGGAGTTTGTGCTTGCCCTGAGTGCAGTGGTACACTTGTCCTCGATCCAGTTAGTGCACCCAGATGGAGGCTTTACTGCAACATGTGCAACTGCCTTGTCTCCCTCCCACAGGGTGCTCATCGAATCTCAACTACAGGCAAGAAGTGCCCTGAATGTGACTCAACAATCATCGAAGTGGACTTTAATAAGAGGACAACACCCCTGAGCGATGGAGCAACTTTACATGTGGGTTGCATCTTGTGTGATGAGTTACTGCATTCGCTCGTGGAGATGAAGCATGGCAAATCTTTTTTCAGGCGCGGAAGAGGGAGAGGTAGAGGTCGAGGGAGAGCAAGCAGCAGGGGTAGGGGTAGGGGTCGCTCAAAATATGAGGATCCAAAGATGAGTTTCCGAGATTTCTAA
- the LOC103709416 gene encoding DNA topoisomerase 3-beta isoform X2 yields the protein MSSDFPPTYQNWEVTDPMDLFQAPILKSESNPKAHIRRHLSQEAKGCGYLVLWLDCDREGENICYEVIDCTGIHENDAGRRIYRARFSSVTEKDILKAMDNLVAPNKDEALAVDARQEIDLKVGVAFTRFQTRYFQGKYGNLDSRVISYGPCQTPTLGFCVQRYMQITTFKPEKYWSLNPCIIKDGYELRLEWDRNKVFDYDVAVMFQKLVSDNHTLKVTDISTKEECKNRPCGLNTVNMLKVASSALGFGPHMAMQLAERLYTQGFISYPRTESTAYPSSFDFRAALGVQLYNPIWGNDVRALLADGFHKPRCGLDAGDHPPITPMRSATEDMLGNDAWRLYQYICQHFIGTVSPDCHYTRTKVEFAAGGELFHSVGQRVTAKGFTSIMPWMAVGEKNLPQFTKGEKIDILKVDLYEGSTSPPDYLSESELISLMEKNGIGTDASIPVHINNICERNYVQVNSGRRLVPMALGTTLIRGYQCIDPDLCLPDIRGFIEQQIALIAKGKADHIHVVQHVLQQFKQKYTYFVRKIENMDALFEAQFSPLADSGRLLSKCGKCTRYMKYISAQPQRLYCVTCEEVYYLPQNGTIKLYKELACPLDGFELVLFSMAGPDGKTFPLCPYCYNSPPFEGIDKLFGALKLGSSGKIGKGAGMPCFLCPHPTCRHSLISQGVCACPECSGTLVLDPVSAPRWRLYCNMCNCLVSLPQGAHRISTTGKKCPECDSTIIEVDFNKRTTPLSDGATLHVGCILCDELLHSLVEMKHGKSFFRRGRGRGRGRGRASSRGRGRGRSKYEDPKMSFRDF from the exons ATTTTCCACCAACATACCAGAACTGGGAAGTGACTGATCCAATGGATCTTTTCCAAGCACCAATTTTGAAGTCAGAATCAAACCCGAAG GCTCATATTCGTAGGCATCTGTCTCAAGAAGCTAAAGGATGCGGCTACTTGGTTTTATGGTTGGATTGTGATCGTGAAGGTGAAAATATATGCTATGAAG TTATTGACTGTACTGGAATACATGAAAACGATGCTGGAAGAAGAATTTACCGTGCTCGATTTTCATCTGTTACTGAGAAAGATATATTGAAGGCCATGGACAACCTTGTTGCACCCAACAAAGATGAAGCATTGGCTGTAGATGCACgccaagaaattgatttgaaggTTGGAGTAGCCTTTACTCGATTTCAGACTCGCTATTTTCAGGGGAAGTATGGAAACCTTGATTCTAGAGTCATTTC CTATGGCCCATGTCAAACTCCTACTCTGGGATTCTGTGTACAGCGTTATATGCAGATTACTACATTTAAGCCAGAAAAGTATTGGTCTTTGAATCCTTGTATAATAAAAGATGGTTATGAACTACGTTTAGAATGGGATCGTAACAAAGTATTTGACTACGAT GTTGCCGTGATGTTTCAAAAGCTGGTATCTGATAATCATACTCTAAAAGTGACAGATATTTCGACAAAAGAAGAGTGCAAAAATCGCCCCTGTGGCCTTAACACAGTTAACATGCTGAAG GTTGCCTCAAGCGCACTAGGGTTTGGACCTCATATGGCGATGCAGTTAGCAGAGAGATTATACACTCAAGGCTTTATCAG TTATCCACGTACAGAGAGCACAGCATACCCTTCATCATTTGACTTTAGAGCTGCACTTGGTGTACAACTATATAACCCTATATGGGGCAATGATGTGCGGGCACTACTAGCTGATGGTTTTCATAAGCCGCGATGTGGATTAGATGCAGGTGACCATCCTCCCATTACTCCAATGCGATCGGCAACAGAGGACATGTTAGGAAACGATGCTTGGAGACTGTACCAATACATTTGTCAGCATTTTATCGGCACTGTTAGCCCTGATTGTCATTATACAAG GACTAAAGTAGAATTTGCAGCTGGTGGGGAGCTGTTTCACTCAGTTGGGCAACGTGTTACTGCTAAAGGATTCACATCTATCATGCCATGGATGGCAGTTGGTGAGAAGAATCTTCCGCAGTTTACTAAGGGGGAGAAGATTGATATTCTAAAAGTTGACTTATACGAG ggCAGTACATCACCTCCAGACTACCTCAGTGAGAGCGAGCTAATTTCGCTCATGGAAAAGAATGGGATAGGTACAGATGCTTCAATTCCTGTACACATAAACAACATCTGCGAGCGCAACTATGTGCAG GTCAATTCTGGAAGGAGGTTGGTACCGATGGCCCTAGGGACCACTCTGATAAGGGGATATCAATGCATTGATCCAGACCTTTGTTTGCCAGACATCCGCGGCTTTATTGAGCAGCAGATCGCCCTGATTGCTAAAGGAAAAGCTGATCATATCCATGTTGTGCAGCACGTCCTTCAACAATTTAAACAGAAGTATACTTACTTCGTTAGAAAG ATTGAAAACATGGATGCTCTCTTTGAAGCACAGTTCTCACCCTTAGCAGACTCGGGGCGTCTGCTGAGCAAATGTGGAAAATGTACTCGGTACATGAAATACATTTCTGCTCAGCCACAACGGTTATATTGTGTGACTTGTGAGGAGGTCTATTACCTCCCTCAGAATGGCACCATAAAG CTTTACAAGGAACTTGCATGCCCTCTAGATGGCTTTGAGTTGGTGCTCTTTTCCATGGCAGGCCCTGATGGGAAGACATTCCCACTCTGCCCCTATTGCTATAATAGCCCCCCATTTGAAGGAATTGACAAACTGTTTGGTGCCCTCAAGCTTGGAAGTTCTGGAAAGATAGGAAAGGGAGCGGGTATGCCATGCTTTCTCTGCCCTCATCCAACATGTCGACACTCTCTAATATCCCAAGGAGTTTGTGCTTGCCCTGAGTGCAGTGGTACACTTGTCCTCGATCCAGTTAGTGCACCCAGATGGAGGCTTTACTGCAACATGTGCAACTGCCTTGTCTCCCTCCCACAGGGTGCTCATCGAATCTCAACTACAGGCAAGAAGTGCCCTGAATGTGACTCAACAATCATCGAAGTGGACTTTAATAAGAGGACAACACCCCTGAGCGATGGAGCAACTTTACATGTGGGTTGCATCTTGTGTGATGAGTTACTGCATTCGCTCGTGGAGATGAAGCATGGCAAATCTTTTTTCAGGCGCGGAAGAGGGAGAGGTAGAGGTCGAGGGAGAGCAAGCAGCAGGGGTAGGGGTAGGGGTCGCTCAAAATATGAGGATCCAAAGATGAGTTTCCGAGATTTCTAA
- the LOC103709416 gene encoding DNA topoisomerase 3-beta isoform X4: MDNLVAPNKDEALAVDARQEIDLKVGVAFTRFQTRYFQGKYGNLDSRVISYGPCQTPTLGFCVQRYMQITTFKPEKYWSLNPCIIKDGYELRLEWDRNKVFDYDVAVMFQKLVSDNHTLKVTDISTKEECKNRPCGLNTVNMLKVASSALGFGPHMAMQLAERLYTQGFISYPRTESTAYPSSFDFRAALGVQLYNPIWGNDVRALLADGFHKPRCGLDAGDHPPITPMRSATEDMLGNDAWRLYQYICQHFIGTVSPDCHYTRTKVEFAAGGELFHSVGQRVTAKGFTSIMPWMAVGEKNLPQFTKGEKIDILKVDLYEGSTSPPDYLSESELISLMEKNGIGTDASIPVHINNICERNYVQVNSGRRLVPMALGTTLIRGYQCIDPDLCLPDIRGFIEQQIALIAKGKADHIHVVQHVLQQFKQKYTYFVRKIENMDALFEAQFSPLADSGRLLSKCGKCTRYMKYISAQPQRLYCVTCEEVYYLPQNGTIKLYKELACPLDGFELVLFSMAGPDGKTFPLCPYCYNSPPFEGIDKLFGALKLGSSGKIGKGAGMPCFLCPHPTCRHSLISQGVCACPECSGTLVLDPVSAPRWRLYCNMCNCLVSLPQGAHRISTTGKKCPECDSTIIEVDFNKRTTPLSDGATLHVGCILCDELLHSLVEMKHGKSFFRRGRGRGRGRGRASSRGRGRGRSKYEDPKMSFRDF, translated from the exons ATGGACAACCTTGTTGCACCCAACAAAGATGAAGCATTGGCTGTAGATGCACgccaagaaattgatttgaaggTTGGAGTAGCCTTTACTCGATTTCAGACTCGCTATTTTCAGGGGAAGTATGGAAACCTTGATTCTAGAGTCATTTC CTATGGCCCATGTCAAACTCCTACTCTGGGATTCTGTGTACAGCGTTATATGCAGATTACTACATTTAAGCCAGAAAAGTATTGGTCTTTGAATCCTTGTATAATAAAAGATGGTTATGAACTACGTTTAGAATGGGATCGTAACAAAGTATTTGACTACGAT GTTGCCGTGATGTTTCAAAAGCTGGTATCTGATAATCATACTCTAAAAGTGACAGATATTTCGACAAAAGAAGAGTGCAAAAATCGCCCCTGTGGCCTTAACACAGTTAACATGCTGAAG GTTGCCTCAAGCGCACTAGGGTTTGGACCTCATATGGCGATGCAGTTAGCAGAGAGATTATACACTCAAGGCTTTATCAG TTATCCACGTACAGAGAGCACAGCATACCCTTCATCATTTGACTTTAGAGCTGCACTTGGTGTACAACTATATAACCCTATATGGGGCAATGATGTGCGGGCACTACTAGCTGATGGTTTTCATAAGCCGCGATGTGGATTAGATGCAGGTGACCATCCTCCCATTACTCCAATGCGATCGGCAACAGAGGACATGTTAGGAAACGATGCTTGGAGACTGTACCAATACATTTGTCAGCATTTTATCGGCACTGTTAGCCCTGATTGTCATTATACAAG GACTAAAGTAGAATTTGCAGCTGGTGGGGAGCTGTTTCACTCAGTTGGGCAACGTGTTACTGCTAAAGGATTCACATCTATCATGCCATGGATGGCAGTTGGTGAGAAGAATCTTCCGCAGTTTACTAAGGGGGAGAAGATTGATATTCTAAAAGTTGACTTATACGAG ggCAGTACATCACCTCCAGACTACCTCAGTGAGAGCGAGCTAATTTCGCTCATGGAAAAGAATGGGATAGGTACAGATGCTTCAATTCCTGTACACATAAACAACATCTGCGAGCGCAACTATGTGCAG GTCAATTCTGGAAGGAGGTTGGTACCGATGGCCCTAGGGACCACTCTGATAAGGGGATATCAATGCATTGATCCAGACCTTTGTTTGCCAGACATCCGCGGCTTTATTGAGCAGCAGATCGCCCTGATTGCTAAAGGAAAAGCTGATCATATCCATGTTGTGCAGCACGTCCTTCAACAATTTAAACAGAAGTATACTTACTTCGTTAGAAAG ATTGAAAACATGGATGCTCTCTTTGAAGCACAGTTCTCACCCTTAGCAGACTCGGGGCGTCTGCTGAGCAAATGTGGAAAATGTACTCGGTACATGAAATACATTTCTGCTCAGCCACAACGGTTATATTGTGTGACTTGTGAGGAGGTCTATTACCTCCCTCAGAATGGCACCATAAAG CTTTACAAGGAACTTGCATGCCCTCTAGATGGCTTTGAGTTGGTGCTCTTTTCCATGGCAGGCCCTGATGGGAAGACATTCCCACTCTGCCCCTATTGCTATAATAGCCCCCCATTTGAAGGAATTGACAAACTGTTTGGTGCCCTCAAGCTTGGAAGTTCTGGAAAGATAGGAAAGGGAGCGGGTATGCCATGCTTTCTCTGCCCTCATCCAACATGTCGACACTCTCTAATATCCCAAGGAGTTTGTGCTTGCCCTGAGTGCAGTGGTACACTTGTCCTCGATCCAGTTAGTGCACCCAGATGGAGGCTTTACTGCAACATGTGCAACTGCCTTGTCTCCCTCCCACAGGGTGCTCATCGAATCTCAACTACAGGCAAGAAGTGCCCTGAATGTGACTCAACAATCATCGAAGTGGACTTTAATAAGAGGACAACACCCCTGAGCGATGGAGCAACTTTACATGTGGGTTGCATCTTGTGTGATGAGTTACTGCATTCGCTCGTGGAGATGAAGCATGGCAAATCTTTTTTCAGGCGCGGAAGAGGGAGAGGTAGAGGTCGAGGGAGAGCAAGCAGCAGGGGTAGGGGTAGGGGTCGCTCAAAATATGAGGATCCAAAGATGAGTTTCCGAGATTTCTAA
- the LOC103709416 gene encoding DNA topoisomerase 3-beta isoform X3: MDLFQAPILKSESNPKAHIRRHLSQEAKGCGYLVLWLDCDREGENICYEVIDCTGIHENDAGRRIYRARFSSVTEKDILKAMDNLVAPNKDEALAVDARQEIDLKVGVAFTRFQTRYFQGKYGNLDSRVISYGPCQTPTLGFCVQRYMQITTFKPEKYWSLNPCIIKDGYELRLEWDRNKVFDYDVAVMFQKLVSDNHTLKVTDISTKEECKNRPCGLNTVNMLKVASSALGFGPHMAMQLAERLYTQGFISYPRTESTAYPSSFDFRAALGVQLYNPIWGNDVRALLADGFHKPRCGLDAGDHPPITPMRSATEDMLGNDAWRLYQYICQHFIGTVSPDCHYTRTKVEFAAGGELFHSVGQRVTAKGFTSIMPWMAVGEKNLPQFTKGEKIDILKVDLYEGSTSPPDYLSESELISLMEKNGIGTDASIPVHINNICERNYVQVNSGRRLVPMALGTTLIRGYQCIDPDLCLPDIRGFIEQQIALIAKGKADHIHVVQHVLQQFKQKYTYFVRKIENMDALFEAQFSPLADSGRLLSKCGKCTRYMKYISAQPQRLYCVTCEEVYYLPQNGTIKLYKELACPLDGFELVLFSMAGPDGKTFPLCPYCYNSPPFEGIDKLFGALKLGSSGKIGKGAGMPCFLCPHPTCRHSLISQGVCACPECSGTLVLDPVSAPRWRLYCNMCNCLVSLPQGAHRISTTGKKCPECDSTIIEVDFNKRTTPLSDGATLHVGCILCDELLHSLVEMKHGKSFFRRGRGRGRGRGRASSRGRGRGRSKYEDPKMSFRDF, encoded by the exons ATGGATCTTTTCCAAGCACCAATTTTGAAGTCAGAATCAAACCCGAAG GCTCATATTCGTAGGCATCTGTCTCAAGAAGCTAAAGGATGCGGCTACTTGGTTTTATGGTTGGATTGTGATCGTGAAGGTGAAAATATATGCTATGAAG TTATTGACTGTACTGGAATACATGAAAACGATGCTGGAAGAAGAATTTACCGTGCTCGATTTTCATCTGTTACTGAGAAAGATATATTGAAGGCCATGGACAACCTTGTTGCACCCAACAAAGATGAAGCATTGGCTGTAGATGCACgccaagaaattgatttgaaggTTGGAGTAGCCTTTACTCGATTTCAGACTCGCTATTTTCAGGGGAAGTATGGAAACCTTGATTCTAGAGTCATTTC CTATGGCCCATGTCAAACTCCTACTCTGGGATTCTGTGTACAGCGTTATATGCAGATTACTACATTTAAGCCAGAAAAGTATTGGTCTTTGAATCCTTGTATAATAAAAGATGGTTATGAACTACGTTTAGAATGGGATCGTAACAAAGTATTTGACTACGAT GTTGCCGTGATGTTTCAAAAGCTGGTATCTGATAATCATACTCTAAAAGTGACAGATATTTCGACAAAAGAAGAGTGCAAAAATCGCCCCTGTGGCCTTAACACAGTTAACATGCTGAAG GTTGCCTCAAGCGCACTAGGGTTTGGACCTCATATGGCGATGCAGTTAGCAGAGAGATTATACACTCAAGGCTTTATCAG TTATCCACGTACAGAGAGCACAGCATACCCTTCATCATTTGACTTTAGAGCTGCACTTGGTGTACAACTATATAACCCTATATGGGGCAATGATGTGCGGGCACTACTAGCTGATGGTTTTCATAAGCCGCGATGTGGATTAGATGCAGGTGACCATCCTCCCATTACTCCAATGCGATCGGCAACAGAGGACATGTTAGGAAACGATGCTTGGAGACTGTACCAATACATTTGTCAGCATTTTATCGGCACTGTTAGCCCTGATTGTCATTATACAAG GACTAAAGTAGAATTTGCAGCTGGTGGGGAGCTGTTTCACTCAGTTGGGCAACGTGTTACTGCTAAAGGATTCACATCTATCATGCCATGGATGGCAGTTGGTGAGAAGAATCTTCCGCAGTTTACTAAGGGGGAGAAGATTGATATTCTAAAAGTTGACTTATACGAG ggCAGTACATCACCTCCAGACTACCTCAGTGAGAGCGAGCTAATTTCGCTCATGGAAAAGAATGGGATAGGTACAGATGCTTCAATTCCTGTACACATAAACAACATCTGCGAGCGCAACTATGTGCAG GTCAATTCTGGAAGGAGGTTGGTACCGATGGCCCTAGGGACCACTCTGATAAGGGGATATCAATGCATTGATCCAGACCTTTGTTTGCCAGACATCCGCGGCTTTATTGAGCAGCAGATCGCCCTGATTGCTAAAGGAAAAGCTGATCATATCCATGTTGTGCAGCACGTCCTTCAACAATTTAAACAGAAGTATACTTACTTCGTTAGAAAG ATTGAAAACATGGATGCTCTCTTTGAAGCACAGTTCTCACCCTTAGCAGACTCGGGGCGTCTGCTGAGCAAATGTGGAAAATGTACTCGGTACATGAAATACATTTCTGCTCAGCCACAACGGTTATATTGTGTGACTTGTGAGGAGGTCTATTACCTCCCTCAGAATGGCACCATAAAG CTTTACAAGGAACTTGCATGCCCTCTAGATGGCTTTGAGTTGGTGCTCTTTTCCATGGCAGGCCCTGATGGGAAGACATTCCCACTCTGCCCCTATTGCTATAATAGCCCCCCATTTGAAGGAATTGACAAACTGTTTGGTGCCCTCAAGCTTGGAAGTTCTGGAAAGATAGGAAAGGGAGCGGGTATGCCATGCTTTCTCTGCCCTCATCCAACATGTCGACACTCTCTAATATCCCAAGGAGTTTGTGCTTGCCCTGAGTGCAGTGGTACACTTGTCCTCGATCCAGTTAGTGCACCCAGATGGAGGCTTTACTGCAACATGTGCAACTGCCTTGTCTCCCTCCCACAGGGTGCTCATCGAATCTCAACTACAGGCAAGAAGTGCCCTGAATGTGACTCAACAATCATCGAAGTGGACTTTAATAAGAGGACAACACCCCTGAGCGATGGAGCAACTTTACATGTGGGTTGCATCTTGTGTGATGAGTTACTGCATTCGCTCGTGGAGATGAAGCATGGCAAATCTTTTTTCAGGCGCGGAAGAGGGAGAGGTAGAGGTCGAGGGAGAGCAAGCAGCAGGGGTAGGGGTAGGGGTCGCTCAAAATATGAGGATCCAAAGATGAGTTTCCGAGATTTCTAA